The following proteins are encoded in a genomic region of Polynucleobacter paludilacus:
- a CDS encoding RNA methyltransferase, giving the protein MISHNTELIRWVLVETSHPGNVGSAARALKTMAFDQLLLVNPKKAQIAQDPEAIALASGATDILQSSQELQSLDTAVQGCALVLGLTSRDREFGPPALNWQAAKDLITATVHAGQSVALLFGPERTGLDNSHLALCTHRVWLDANPAYPSLNLAQAVMVCAFSLKEALGQLADPGNPLFSGSREDLADFADPASIAAMLEHWQEGLITLGYLDPKNPKKLMPRLQALFARARLHKEEIDLLRGIAKQMLLRK; this is encoded by the coding sequence ATGATTTCTCACAATACTGAACTGATTCGCTGGGTGCTGGTAGAAACCAGCCACCCGGGTAATGTAGGCTCAGCAGCGCGCGCACTCAAAACCATGGCTTTTGACCAATTGCTCTTGGTCAACCCTAAAAAGGCGCAGATTGCTCAAGATCCTGAGGCAATTGCACTTGCCAGTGGCGCTACAGATATCTTGCAATCAAGTCAAGAACTTCAGTCCCTAGATACTGCTGTACAAGGCTGTGCCCTGGTCTTGGGACTCACGAGTCGAGATCGAGAATTTGGTCCACCAGCTCTCAATTGGCAAGCAGCTAAAGACCTCATCACCGCGACTGTCCATGCGGGCCAATCAGTGGCTTTGTTGTTTGGCCCCGAGCGGACTGGGCTTGATAACAGCCATTTAGCCTTATGCACTCACCGAGTCTGGTTAGATGCCAACCCGGCCTATCCCTCCCTCAACTTAGCTCAAGCGGTGATGGTCTGCGCCTTTAGTCTCAAAGAAGCTCTCGGTCAGTTAGCTGACCCAGGAAATCCCCTATTTTCTGGCTCTCGTGAGGATTTGGCGGACTTTGCAGACCCCGCCTCCATTGCTGCGATGCTGGAGCACTGGCAGGAAGGTCTGATTACCCTGGGTTATCTTGATCCCAAAAATCCCAAAAAACTGATGCCCCGCTTACAAGCCCTTTTTGCAAGGGCCAGACTCCACAAAGAGGAAATTGATCTGCTGCGTGGTATTGCAAAACAGATGCTCCTGAGGAAATAA
- the cysE gene encoding serine O-acetyltransferase: MLNTLFETVDSIITRDPAARNRFEVITCYPGLHAIFLYRIYHFFWVIDLKWLARFLSLLARIITGIEIHPGAKIGRRVFLDHGLGIVIGETTEIGDDCTIYQGVTLGGTSLYKGVKRHPTLGKGVVISAGAKVLGGFTVGDGARVGSNAVVLKEIPAGATAVGVPARILHPDLPQTHDSESKAYFSAYGITPNVDDPVSMALKGLIDASLEQESKIVALEKALAQFSNTAVSPESNKAQSDTKRDLGAIKEWLKE, from the coding sequence ATGCTGAATACCCTTTTTGAGACTGTTGACTCCATCATTACACGTGACCCTGCAGCCCGCAATCGCTTCGAGGTCATCACCTGCTACCCAGGTCTGCACGCTATTTTCTTATACCGTATCTATCATTTTTTCTGGGTCATTGATCTCAAGTGGCTGGCTCGCTTTTTGTCTTTGCTTGCTCGCATCATTACCGGCATTGAAATACATCCCGGCGCCAAAATTGGACGCCGTGTATTTCTAGATCATGGCCTTGGGATTGTGATTGGTGAAACCACCGAAATTGGCGACGACTGCACGATCTATCAAGGCGTAACGCTTGGCGGCACATCGCTTTATAAGGGTGTAAAGCGTCACCCTACTTTAGGCAAAGGGGTTGTTATCAGTGCCGGTGCAAAAGTATTGGGCGGCTTTACGGTTGGTGACGGAGCACGCGTTGGTTCGAATGCCGTAGTCTTAAAAGAGATTCCTGCAGGAGCAACTGCAGTTGGTGTGCCTGCTCGTATTCTCCATCCGGATTTACCGCAAACTCATGACTCGGAGAGCAAAGCCTATTTCTCGGCCTATGGGATCACACCCAATGTTGATGATCCTGTATCGATGGCGTTGAAAGGCTTAATTGACGCCAGTCTGGAGCAAGAAAGCAAAATTGTCGCCCTAGAAAAAGCCTTAGCTCAATTCAGCAACACAGCAGTTTCCCCAGAGAGCAACAAGGCTCAAAGCGATACTAAGCGTGATCTTGGTGCCATCAAAGAATGGCTTAAAGAATAA
- a CDS encoding FKBP-type peptidyl-prolyl cis-trans isomerase, translating into MKIEKNTVVSLRYKLTDAQNNVIEEPDSPMVYLHGGYEGTFPKIEALLDGQNIGFETTVQLEPTEAFGEYNPELLKIEPRTRFPEPLEVGMQFEGVPEEGGEEDSDLLAAEDEDDEESLIYTVTDVADNQVVLDGNHPLAGMALRFWVQVQDVRAASDEEIANRHPAGAESFTFGMPNEEDGDESDADDFISIASGAGRSNPRTLH; encoded by the coding sequence ATGAAGATCGAAAAAAATACCGTTGTATCCCTGCGTTATAAATTAACCGACGCACAAAATAATGTCATTGAAGAACCTGATTCTCCGATGGTATACCTGCATGGGGGTTACGAAGGGACTTTTCCGAAAATTGAAGCGCTCTTGGACGGCCAGAATATTGGTTTTGAAACCACTGTGCAACTCGAGCCAACTGAGGCCTTTGGTGAGTACAACCCCGAGTTATTAAAGATTGAGCCGCGTACCCGTTTTCCCGAGCCCCTTGAAGTCGGCATGCAGTTCGAAGGCGTGCCTGAAGAGGGCGGCGAAGAGGACTCTGATTTGTTAGCGGCTGAAGATGAGGATGACGAAGAATCACTCATTTATACCGTTACCGACGTTGCTGATAACCAAGTGGTTTTGGACGGCAATCATCCTTTAGCGGGCATGGCTCTTCGCTTCTGGGTACAAGTACAAGATGTCCGCGCGGCTAGTGATGAAGAAATTGCGAATCGTCATCCAGCTGGTGCCGAAAGCTTCACCTTTGGTATGCCTAATGAAGAAGATGGTGATGAATCTGATGCTGACGACTTCATTTCGATTGCCTCTGGCGCAGGCAGAAGCAACCCGCGCACTCTGCACTAA